Proteins from a single region of Kluyveromyces lactis strain NRRL Y-1140 chromosome A complete sequence:
- the MIC19 gene encoding Mic19p (similar to uniprot|P43594 Saccharomyces cerevisiae YFR011C) encodes MGAQPSKPAETKVYVPETPVNFESKLIAQIDNSTESDFIRSQKAERYLQEKVSAKLSDLESEALKEFETKLQSSILPDDSKSAGDALSTKLVNEKVDQLKVRLSKLQEAHKAKSTDKVTATKKTLTECLLKNKEKPLNCYDEVDQFKKAVLEI; translated from the coding sequence ATGGGTGCCCAACCTTCAAAACCAGCCGAAACTAAAGTATACGTTCCGGAAACGCCGGTTAATTTCGAAAGCAAATTGATCGCTCAGATCGATAATTCAACTGAATCGGACTTCATTAGGTCTCAAAAGGCAGAAAGATACTTACAGGAAAAGGTCTCTGCGAAATTGTCTGATTTGGAATCGGAGGCCTTAAAAGAATTCGAAACAAAATTGCAGTCTTCTATCCTGCCCGATGATTCCAAGTCCGCAGGTGATGCACTTTCCACAAAGCTAGTAAATGAAAAGGTAGACCAATTGAAGGTCCGTTTGTCGAAATTACAAGAGGCTCATAAGGCCAAATCTACAGATAAAGTTACTGCTACGAAGAAGACTTTAACGGAATGtctattgaagaacaaagaaaaaccgTTGAACTGTTATGATGAAGTGGATCAGTTCAAGAAGGCTGTTTTAGAAATCTAA
- the UBP6 gene encoding ubiquitin-specific protease UBP6 (similar to uniprot|P43593 Saccharomyces cerevisiae YFR010W UBP6 Ubiquitin-specific protease situated in the base subcomplex of the 26S proteasome releases free ubiquitin from branched polyubiquitin chains deletion causes hypersensitivity to cycloheximide and other toxic compounds): MSDLEFNIKHAGKVYPITINADAKAADLRAKVEALTLVPQERQKYMVKGGLTDNETLVSSVIKAKATVMVLGTPDANLVFKPTDDTKFLEDLTDKERLMQEDTIPMGLRNMGNTCYFNASLQALYRIKPLREKVLAYNEPNPDLHGQLVIQLRNCFNAFAQRKEKEFTPIILLTVLRKIYPQFAEKDPSTGFYKQQDAEELFTQLLHTIDTVFGESLSSKFEIEFQTTVKDTLNETDVQTKIESDKKLQCHISGTTNFLKNGLTESLVEKVEKRSEATGSNSIFENSKKITKLPEYLTVQFVRFYWKRSTGKKSKILRKVQFPFQLDVADLLTPEYATAKIKVRDELREVDKQREDDLKEFNQNILEHVPLSLTPAERYETQMALEESKREHWLAEFAKKFPKDLRQGENPSSVYNLIGVVTHQGANSDSGHYQAFVRDDADENKWYKYNDDKVYVVTREKVEQLAGGGESDSALILIYKGFGL; this comes from the exons ATGAGCGATTTAGAAT TCAATATTAAACATGCAGGAAAAGTTTACCCAATCACAATAAATGCCGATGCTAAGGCAGCAGACCTAAGAGCTAAAGTTGAAGCTCTGACTCTTGTTCCAcaagaaagacaaaaataCATGGTTAAGGGAGGTTTAACGGATAACGAAACGTTAGTTTCATCTGTCATCAAAGCTAAGGCTACAGTAATGGTTCTTGGAACCCCTGATGCTAATTTAGTCTTTAAACCAACGGATGATACGAAATTTTTGGAGGATTTAACTGACAAGGAAAGATTGATGCAAGAGGATACCATTCCAATGGGGTTAAGAAATATGGGTAATACATGTTATTTCAATGCATCTTTGCAAGCTCTATACAGGATTAAACCTTTGAGAGAGAAGGTATTGGCCTATAACGAGCCAAATCCTGATCTACACGGACAGTTAGTCATACAGCTgagaaattgtttcaatgCATTTGCTCAAAGGAAAGAGAAGGAGTTCACCCCAATTATTCTACTCACAGTCTTGAGAAAGATTTACCCGCAATTCGCTGAGAAGGACCCAAGCACTGGGTTTTACAAGCAACAGGATGCGGAAGAGTTGTTCACACAGTTGCTTCACACTATTGACACTGTGTTTGGTGAATCCTTGTCATCTAAGTTCGAGATCGAATTCCAAACTACAGTTAAGGATACTCTGAACGAAACAGACGTACAAACCAAGATAGAATCAGATAAAAAATTGCAATGCCATATTTCAGGTACTACCAATTTCCTAAAAAATGGTCTTACTGAATCCTTAGTCGAGAAAGTGGAGAAAAGATCTGAAGCTACTGGTTCTAACTCGATCTTTGAGAATTCTAAGAAGATTACCAAATTACCGGAATATTTGACAGTTCAGTTTGTTAGAttttattggaaaagatCGACTGGTAAGAAGTCCAAGATTTTGCGTAAGGTTCAATTCCCATTCCAGCTTGATGTAGCGGATCTTTTAACCCCAGAATATGCAACCGCAAAGATTAAAGTCAGAGATGAATTGCGTGAGGTAGACAAGCAGAGAGAAGATGATTTAAAGGAATTCAACCAAAACATTCTCGAACATGTGCCACTATCTTTGACTCCAGCTGAAAGGTACGAGACACAAATGGctcttgaagaaagcaaAAGAGAGCATTGGTTAGCAGAATTTGCGAAAAAATTCCCTAAAGATCTAAGACAAGGTGAAAATCCATCTTCTGTATACAATTTGATCGGTGTCGTTACACATCAAGGTGCTAATTCCGACAGTGGACATTACCAGGCCTTTGTCAGGGATGACGCGGACGAGAATAAATGGTACAAATATAATGATGACAAAGTATACGTTGTTACAAGGGAAAAGGTTGAGCAATTGGCTGGTGGTGGTGAAAGTGACAGTGCTTTAATTCTTATCTACAAAGGGTTTGGGTTATGA
- the TAT2 gene encoding aromatic amino acid transmembrane transporter TAT2 (similar to uniprot|P38967 Saccharomyces cerevisiae YOL020W TAT2 Tryptophan permease high affinity): MKEDEYDMSKMDNLLSPSSGDLEMKFSDGIMSKETEIDLDKKEDKNKNIVRRMIDSFKPPLDGSYHSDNLKRKLKSRHLIMIAIGGSIGTGLFVGSGKALATGGPLAMIIGWSIAGSQMVGTIHGLGEITMRFPVVGAFANYSTRLLDPSISFMVSSIYICQWYFVLPIELIASAMTVQFWTTKVDPVVWVAIFYVIVVSVNLFGVKVFGEAEFAFSLVKVITIIGFIILSIILICGGGPDHRFIGTEYWHHPGALANGFKGVASVFVTASYSLGGSEMVCLCSAETDPKELPHAIKQVFWRIVFFFLVSLTLVGFLVPYTNENLLGGSSVNNSPFVIAIKLSGIRVLPSIINAVILISILSVGNSCIFASSRTLCSMAHQGLIPRVFGYVDRAGRPLVGIIVNSLFGLLAFLVKSASMGVVFDWLMAIAGLATCVVWLSINISHIRFRLAMKAQNRSLDELEFKSSVGVYGSIYSATVNILILIAQFYISLWPVGGWTSSQQRTESFFKNYLCALVLVFVFVTHKIYFKCSTGKWFDFKPLAEIDLETDRKNIDIEIVKQEVREREMYLASKPWYIRFYNFWC; encoded by the coding sequence ATGAAGGAAGATGAATATGACATGTCAAAAATGGACAACCTTCTGTCACCTAGCAGCGGTGATTTAGAGATGAAGTTTAGCGATGGGATTATGAGCAAAGAGACAGAAATTGACTTGGATAAGAAAGAGGATaagaataaaaatataGTGCGAAGAATGAtagattctttcaaacctCCATTGGATGGTTCTTACCATTCTGATAATTTGAAACGGAAGTTGAAATCAAGACATTTGATCATGATTGCCATTGGCGGTTCCATTGGTACAGGTCTCTTCGTTGGTTCAGGTAAAGCTTTGGCCACTGGTGGGCCTTTAGCTATGATCATCGGTTGGTCGATTGCAGGTTCGCAGATGGTGGGTACAATTCATGGCCTTGGTGAAATTACCATGAGATTTCCTGTTGTTGGTGCGTTTGCTAACTATTCAACTAGACTTCTTGACCCCAGTATCAGTTTCATGGTTAGTTCCATATACATCTGTCAATGGTACTTCGTGCTACCGATTGAATTGATCGCTAGTGCCATGACTGTGCAGTTTTGGACTACCAAAGTGGATCCTGTGGTGTGGGTAGCAATATTCTACGTTATCGTCGTTAGTGTAAACCTTTTCGGTGTCAAAGTCTTTGGTGAAGCAGAGTTCGCTTTTTCGTTGGTGAAAGTTATCACGATTATCGGGTTTATCATCCTTTCTATTATTCTCATCTGTGGTGGGGGACCTGATCATCGTTTCATCGGTACTGAGTATTGGCATCATCCTGGTGCGTTGGCAAATGGATTCAAAGGTGTAGCTAGTGTTTTCGTCACCGCATCATACAGTCTTGGAGGGTCTGAAATGGTATGCTTATGTTCTGCAGAGACCGATCCAAAGGAATTACCTCATGCTATCAAACAAGTGTTTTGGAGaatcgttttcttcttcttggtcTCTTTAACTTTGGTTGGGTTCTTGGTTCCATACACAAACGAGAATTTGTTAGGTGGATCCAGTGTCAACAATTCCCCATTTGTCATTGCCATTAAACTAAGTGGGATCCGTGTGCTACCTTCCATCATCAATGCTGTCATTTTAATCAGTATCCTAAGTGTCGGTAATTCATGTATCTTTGCATCAAGTCGTACTCTTTGTTCAATGGCTCATCAGGGCCTCATTCCAAGAGTGTTCGGTTACGTTGATAGAGCAGGAAGACCACTTGTGGGAATCATCGTTAACTCTTTGTTTGGTCTCTTAGCTTTCCTAGTAAAATCTGCATCGATGGGGGTCGTTTTCGATTGGTTAATGGCAATTGCTGGGTTGGCTACATGTGTCGTATGGCTGAGTATCAATATTTCCCACATAAGATTCAGACTTGCAATGAAGGCACAAAATAGATCccttgatgaattggaattcaAAAGTTCAGTCGGCGTATACGGTTCTATTTACTCAGCTACCGTCAACATATTAATTCTCATTGCGCAATTCTACATCTCTTTATGGCCAGTAGGTGGTTGGACGTCAAGCCAACAAAGAACAGAGTCATTCTTCAAGAACTACTTATGTGCCCTGGTTTTGGTGTTTGTCTTCGTCACCCATAAGATCTATTTCAAATGTTCAACTGGAAAATGGTTTGATTTCAAACCACTTGCAGAAATCGATTTAGAAACTGATAGAAAAAATATCGATATCGAAATCGTCAAGCAAGAGGTCAGGGAAAGAGAAATGTATCTGGCAAGCAAGCCTTGGTATATCAGATTCTACAACTTCTGGTGTTGA